From the Octadecabacter antarcticus 307 genome, one window contains:
- the mce gene encoding methylmalonyl-CoA epimerase: protein MIGRLNHVAIAVPDLDAACAQYASALGATVGAPQDEPDHGVTVVFIDLPNTKIEFLYPLGDDSPIKGFLEKNPSGGIHHICYEVDDIVAAREKLLAEGARVLGNGEPKIGAHGKPVLFLHPKDFNGCLIELEQV from the coding sequence ATGATTGGACGTTTGAACCATGTGGCTATCGCGGTGCCGGACCTTGACGCCGCCTGTGCGCAATACGCGTCCGCATTGGGTGCCACAGTGGGTGCGCCGCAGGACGAACCAGATCATGGCGTGACGGTGGTTTTCATCGATCTGCCCAATACAAAGATCGAATTTTTGTACCCGCTGGGCGACGACAGCCCGATCAAGGGGTTTTTGGAAAAGAACCCGTCGGGCGGCATTCACCATATCTGTTATGAGGTCGACGACATTGTTGCCGCACGCGAAAAACTGCTGGCCGAGGGCGCACGCGTTTTGGGCAATGGTGAGCCGAAGATCGGTGCCCACGGTAAGCCCGTGCTGTTTCTGCACCCGAAAGATTTCAACGGCTGCCTAATTGAATTGGAGCAAGTCTAA
- a CDS encoding DUF1467 family protein yields the protein MAITSAIVLFAVVWFMTFLVVLPLRLETQGDVGEVVPGTHKSAPSGEVVGRKARITTYFALPIWAVLTVVILSGWISVRDLDWFDRMATPTSIQQPVSQDTSN from the coding sequence ATGGCGATCACATCTGCAATCGTTCTTTTCGCCGTCGTCTGGTTTATGACGTTTCTTGTCGTGCTGCCGTTGCGCTTGGAAACCCAAGGCGACGTTGGTGAGGTTGTGCCTGGAACGCATAAATCTGCGCCGTCCGGGGAGGTTGTCGGGCGCAAGGCGCGGATCACAACCTATTTTGCACTCCCGATCTGGGCCGTGTTGACAGTGGTCATCTTGTCGGGCTGGATTTCGGTGCGCGATCTGGATTGGTTTGATCGCATGGCCACACCAACGAGCATTCAACAGCCTGTCAGTCAGGACACGTCCAACTGA